In Plasmodium chabaudi chabaudi strain AS genome assembly, chromosome: 9, the sequence atacaaaggtcacacacacatatattgtatttttttttgccatttttaaacataaaaaaggtgtatataattaattatacatatgcataccGAATATTTTCCTATTCTGGAAAcccttttaaaataaaaattatttaaagaaaaaaaacgagACAATTgctcaatatatttaattattattcttcTTAGCATACtttgttataaataatgctaTTGTAAATCAACCAAAGGGGAAAAGCAGACAAAACTGAAACGCCACAATGATAGTCGAAGGGAAAATAGAAACAGAAATTAACGAAGACATAgagaaagaaatatatgaatgctTCTCATTATTTGATACCAGTAAAAGTGGGTATATTGATATTAgagaattttattttgctttAAGATCTCTTggtttaaattttaaaaaagaacaagtaaaaaaattatttttagaaataaaaaataatattgatgataaactaaattttgatgaattttttgatatcGCATCAAAGCATATAAATACCAGATATAACGAAGAAGAAATAGATAACATGTTTTCACTCTTCGATCCCAATGATACCGGTACCTAAATACTGTTAATGCTTACACTCCCTACCGCTTTACATTTCCATGCTTACACTCCCTACGCTTTACATTTccatactttttttacaatttagGAAAAATTACTTTGAGCTCTCTAAAAGCAGCTTGCGATGACATAGGTAGGAATGACGAATGGATAACCCATGTGCTATCCATCCATATATGTTTATCTGAAACTAACATAATGCATGTATGTATGCACATCTTTTTTTAGGGGAACCCATTGAGGAGTCGGAACTAAAACGCATGATCGATTACGCtgacaaaaataatgataaatctATTGATAAAAgtgaatttaaaaatttggtTTTGTCTATTTGGAAAAATGCACTTTTAAGTGATTTGGATTCAGAATAtgaatgaaaatttaaaaaattgaaaaaacgAAACATATGCACATGCATTAATTgttgataaattaaaaatgtaaaaataaatgtaaaaaaaaaaaaaatcacatTATGCAACAATAGGGTGACAAAAAAGGGGGAATGCCGCTATTATGAATCGGCAAAACAGAAAAATAGACATAAAAATGGCATCAAAAAtgacataaaaatttgtagAAAATTTGTGGAAAGATACGGAAGCCGCCTCTACTTATTCGTGCAAGTAGTAGCTCATTGTTGATGCGTTTTCAATACTTGTAACTATACTATCTACTTCAAAAGATTGATGataattttcatcaaataatttcgcataaaaattaatttgagATCCTGTTTCTTTTCCATATGAATCTAAATTAGCAGCAAAAACAACTGTATGagaattttgtaaaaatatatattcatcatCTGTTATATGTAAATCTTCTTCGTTTGATGTAGCTagtttttgtattatttcattttgtgggaattttgttttcatcatgcttaatgtatttttatgtacataaaaatagtttaaTAATGCAACAACTGGACCTACACGGTGATTTGGTTTTTCTAATGTTAGCCATTCATTGAAGGACCATTTCTTTCCATTTTTCTCTAACTTATATAtagattttttattattcgtaacataaatataattatgttcTTCATTATTACTTGTGTAGGTAATATaggaaatatattgaaataGTTCAGTATcctcttttttctttttataaacattaaAACATTGATATGATTTATCTTTTTGATCTACAacacatttattaatataattttttccatcATCATTACatgctatatatacaattagTTCACTGTCTGtgctattatatttatctacTGATAATCCATATGGCTGTggtaaattaatttttacatctccattttttaaatatatatatatcatattatcTAATGGGtatgataataaatgtgCGCCTTTTGCAGATTTATAATCAAATGCAATATAATTCTTTAATCCATCGAATATAATATGACCAGTATAACCATCACTATAATTTTCTGATGTGTTTAAACTactaacaaaattattttgggCATCATAGTAACAAATTTCATCAAAAACTTTATTTTCTCTTGAGCAAGTACTTGAACATATTGCATTAGGGGATGTTGataaatgattatttatttttttcattggcaattttttaatatcattatttgaaaCCGATTTAGCATTTCGAAGATCTACACTTCCTTTATTGATTGTACAATTAAATTGATTTGTCCATAATATATctaacatatatttttcatcttcaccattttctttattttcattaacaTTCTTATTaggaatattaaaatatttaggtttatcattttttaattgtttcatccataatttttgttCTGCTGGATCTTTACGGCTATCCatagataaatatatatcataaacACTGAAGTACATAGGATTAATATCTGAACTGTACATatctataatattaaaaatttcaatttctttatcattatttatatttacactTGCTAagtatatacaattttcaGAAGAGGGTTTATCTTGGgagattttttttgtattaataattatataatcagTAAGATTGTTTGTCATTGGATTTGTGGTCATTTTAGAACTTAACcctaatattttttcattcttATTTGCAAAGGAATATATGTGTTTAGCTTTTAAATTAGcgttatttttcatattgcTTCTATCAATTACAGcttgataaatattttctgcATTCTCAACGACATATAATCTGTCCTCTACAACACTGACTGAATTAACAACAGataaattttttccatttaacTTTTCAATAACACTTAATATGGTGATATAtcctttattttcatcatattttatatgagcaatgaaatatttactttttattgcacatatcaaaaaaaattgatttTCAACAACATCGGATACTATTCCTGTATAAAACATgtcatcattattaaatagtTTATCATACTTTACATCATTGATGCTAAGCATTGAAACTCTTTGTCTTTCTTCATCAACTTTGTATATATCAATATCAACGACCATTAAGACTAATCCATCATTAGCTGCCATACCAgctatataatttttatcattaaatgTTATGggcataatatttatattatttttatataaattcaaaGAATCTTGAAATTCTTGTTTTATATAGTATATcggttttttattttttttactattacTATCAATTGCCATATGAGGTATACAATATATTGGAAAATTCATTAAGTACTCTGTTTCTAATTTGATTGAGTCTCCTTCACTTATTACACGAAGTTTCGATATACTGTTTAGTTGCTctgttaatattaatttccCAGCAtgctttatattatatttacaatttcCAACACTGGCAATGTAAGCCACTGCCAACGCAAACAAATATAGCATCATCTTAAATcagtttttaatataaatatttgtacgttttaaaatgtatagGATATTCCAAAAAATGCCTTGACTTCTATTCCTTTCTATATACACTCGACGAGatcaacttttttttaaacccGCTTTCCGCAATATTATATCAACGCAAAGTGTGTATTGAactaattaaataatatataaaagaaagcaatgtaaaacaaaataaactatgtatatatgttactttgtacaaatataatcaaGTTCgttacttaaaaaataatataaaaaaaatgtgtatatagtatgtacatatttatttattcgtTATAGCTTTTTTAAGGTAAAAGCTAAACAAGTTCTTGtcataaaaatcaaaattatttcatcaataaaaaatatataaaacacaGCGTGAAAATGCAcactctttttttttttttcactttttgTTATgctttgtatatttatataattttacttttttgcAATTTCTTcaaaacattaaaaatgactttttatttttctaccctaataaaaaaaatcccATGCTATTTCTTCATTGATTTATATGTACGTATTTAcgtaaattttatttttttttttttaataaatgagAAAAAGTCAAATTGATATTAATTgggagaaaaaaaaaaaaaattgtagatatataaaaatcggaaaaatgtgataaaaaagtaaaaatataaaaaaaacaatgaaaaataaaaaaaatagaaaagaactattttttatattaaggctatctatttttatttaaattataataaaagcatatatgtacatttttatttttttctctatacatatttttttgcgcaattattttttaatgacGTTTCAAAACATGCAACTTCCCATTTTAAGAacttaaaattaattttattatcattttgtttagGTTGTATAGTGCCATAAATTAAGCAAAAATAggtacaaaataataagcaaaaaataggcaaaaaataataagcaaAAAATAGGTAcaaaataagtatattgTTGTTACTTTGCAAAAtggaaatttttttattcaccCTTTTGCCTAAAGCCTAAATTATTGccttatcatttttttcactttttttaagaaacctatttattattatattaggtgaaaaaaattaaaaaaaaaaacacaacCAATAAATAAGTTTATATAAACTATTTATTAAGCCCTATGCAACCttaataaatgtaaatcattattaacatttttttataatcttAAAAAAGGAGAAAAACCTTTTCTATACCCATACCACTCTTTACCCACAAATTAACTACACTATTTTTTACTCCCCATTTTtggttgaaaaaaaataaaaaacgcTTACTATTTCAAACGCGTATTTACACCCCAATTTTTATACGTTAATTTCTCTTCGCCTCTTTAACACCAAACCCTATTtcacaaaaagaaaatagtAACTCCTTACGTATTAGTGATAGCACATTGTTTGACTATGCAACccattttgtatatacatatatgatAGACATATCAAATGGGATTTCTATgaaaatggatatataaCACATTCTTAACTCTTTAAATATAGGCCtatgaaaatatacacTACCCCAAAAAGttgtgtaaaaaataaaatattttatttttctcaaaatttatgacaacaaataaaacttcaatattatacttttattataaacaaatataattctttatttgttatattctttcacataatttaataaataaaatgaaaataattacatatttgtgtcgtaaataatattatatggtttaaaaatataaatgattgTCACATTATTGGAAATATTgatttatcaaatt encodes:
- a CDS encoding centrin-4, putative, which encodes MIVEGKIETEINEDIEKEIYECFSLFDTSKSGYIDIREFYFALRSLGLNFKKEQVKKLFLEIKNNIDDKLNFDEFFDIASKHINTRYNEEEIDNMFSLFDPNDTGKITLSSLKAACDDIGEPIEESELKRMIDYADKNNDKSIDKSEFKNLVLSIWKNALLSDLDSEYE
- a CDS encoding translocon component PTEX88, putative, which produces MMLYLFALAVAYIASVGNCKYNIKHAGKLILTEQLNSISKLRVISEGDSIKLETEYLMNFPIYCIPHMAIDSNSKKNKKPIYYIKQEFQDSLNLYKNNINIMPITFNDKNYIAGMAANDGLVLMVVDIDIYKVDEERQRVSMLSINDVKYDKLFNNDDMFYTGIVSDVVENQFFLICAIKSKYFIAHIKYDENKGYITILSVIEKLNGKNLSVVNSVSVVEDRLYVVENAENIYQAVIDRSNMKNNANLKAKHIYSFANKNEKILGLSSKMTTNPMTNNLTDYIIINTKKISQDKPSSENCIYLASVNINNDKEIEIFNIIDMYSSDINPMYFSVYDIYLSMDSRKDPAEQKLWMKQLKNDKPKYFNIPNKNVNENKENGEDEKYMLDILWTNQFNCTINKGSVDLRNAKSVSNNDIKKLPMKKINNHLSTSPNAICSSTCSRENKVFDEICYYDAQNNFVSSLNTSENYSDGYTGHIIFDGLKNYIAFDYKSAKGAHLLSYPLDNMIYIYLKNGDVKINLPQPYGLSVDKYNSTDSELIVYIACNDDGKNYINKCVVDQKDKSYQCFNVYKKKKEDTELFQYISYITYTSNNEEHNYIYVTNNKKSIYKLEKNGKKWSFNEWLTLEKPNHRVGPVVALLNYFYVHKNTLSMMKTKFPQNEIIQKLATSNEEDLHITDDEYIFLQNSHTVVFAANLDSYGKETGSQINFYAKLFDENYHQSFEVDSIVTSIENASTMSYYLHE